Proteins from a genomic interval of Tenacibaculum sp. SZ-18:
- a CDS encoding lipoprotein N-acyltransferase Lnb domain-containing protein, whose amino-acid sequence MFKKHFLLLLFITQFSYSQKVQLSVYSEISIITSGPGDNLYEKFGHTAIRVKDPLLNLDLLYNYGIFDFSDPNFYTNFVRGFMKYKLARYPFHYALKSAKEDKRWVKQQVLNLNQQEKTEFFYFLENNAKPENANYFYDPFFDNCATRPRDLVKSILKNKLLLNEDFARNPKTIRILMNKKIHPNSWGSFGINIALGNKLDKIATPEEYLYLPEYLYLAYKNSKIKSAKGEEKLITKETTLIEFENKEVLSDSFSPFLVFSILFILVAIITYLDYKKQRQSKFLDFLLLFSSGLVGILIVFLWFFTNHSTAPNNFNFLWGFAPNLIVSFLFLKRKKPNWIHRYFSFITILLLFIPIIHFTKIQQFTYPIIPLTGLLFIRYIFLYTLTQNKKLNGY is encoded by the coding sequence ATGTTTAAAAAACACTTTCTTCTTTTACTTTTCATAACTCAATTTAGTTATTCTCAAAAAGTACAGCTATCCGTTTATTCAGAGATCAGCATCATTACTTCGGGTCCTGGAGATAATTTATATGAGAAATTCGGACACACAGCTATTCGAGTAAAAGATCCTCTTCTAAATCTTGATTTATTGTATAATTACGGAATTTTCGATTTTAGTGACCCAAATTTCTATACAAATTTTGTAAGAGGTTTCATGAAGTATAAACTTGCTAGATATCCTTTTCATTATGCTTTAAAATCGGCAAAAGAAGATAAAAGATGGGTTAAACAACAAGTTTTAAATTTAAATCAACAAGAAAAAACAGAATTTTTCTATTTCTTAGAGAATAATGCGAAACCTGAAAATGCCAATTATTTTTATGATCCTTTCTTTGATAATTGTGCTACTCGACCAAGAGATCTTGTAAAATCTATTTTAAAAAATAAACTTTTATTAAATGAGGATTTCGCTCGTAATCCTAAGACTATTAGAATTTTGATGAATAAAAAAATCCATCCTAATTCTTGGGGAAGTTTTGGAATTAATATCGCCTTAGGGAATAAATTAGATAAAATTGCTACTCCCGAAGAATATCTATATTTACCTGAGTACTTATACTTAGCTTACAAGAATTCTAAAATAAAATCTGCAAAAGGTGAAGAAAAATTAATTACAAAAGAAACTACACTAATAGAATTTGAAAATAAAGAGGTTTTATCAGATAGTTTTAGTCCGTTTCTAGTATTTTCGATTCTTTTTATTTTAGTTGCTATAATTACTTATCTAGACTACAAAAAGCAACGTCAATCAAAATTTTTAGATTTTCTCCTGTTATTCAGTAGTGGATTAGTGGGAATTTTAATTGTATTTCTATGGTTTTTCACAAATCACTCAACTGCTCCTAATAACTTTAATTTTTTATGGGGGTTTGCTCCAAATCTTATTGTATCTTTCCTTTTCTTAAAAAGGAAAAAGCCGAATTGGATACACCGTTATTTTAGTTTTATAACAATTCTTTTATTATTTATACCTATAATACATTTTACAAAAATCCAGCAATTTACGTACCCAATAATTCCATTAACCGGATTACTATTTATTAGATATATATTTCTTTACACGTTAACTCAAAACAAAAAATTGAATGGGTATTAA
- the xerA gene encoding site-specific tyrosine recombinase/integron integrase — MSWKAKIVDYKHYLKIERALSNNSIENYERDVQKLVNFINQFELDFSPLSIRKEDIQQFIYEISKVISLRTQARIISGLRSFFEYLVFEDYRKDNPLDLIKSPKIGRTLPDVLSNEEISKIIQTIDLSHPQGERNRTILETMYGCGLRVSELINLKLSDLFFEEGFIKIKGKGNKVRFVPIHSSTMNYIHIYLNEIRNKLIPAKQDSDILFLNRRGKRLTRQMIFIILKDLCTKANINKNVSPHTLRHSFATYLLKEGVDLRAIQQLLGHESITTTEIYVHLDASYLKTVIEQFHPRKEI; from the coding sequence ATGAGTTGGAAAGCTAAAATTGTAGATTACAAGCATTATCTAAAAATAGAAAGGGCTCTATCTAATAACTCAATTGAAAACTATGAAAGAGATGTACAAAAGCTAGTCAATTTTATAAATCAATTTGAATTAGACTTCTCTCCTCTATCTATAAGAAAAGAAGATATTCAGCAATTTATTTATGAGATTTCAAAAGTAATTAGTCTCAGAACACAAGCTAGAATTATATCTGGATTGAGAAGTTTCTTTGAGTATTTGGTATTTGAAGATTATAGAAAAGATAACCCTTTGGATTTAATAAAATCTCCAAAAATTGGAAGAACATTACCAGATGTTCTATCAAATGAAGAAATTTCTAAAATTATACAAACAATAGATTTAAGTCATCCACAGGGTGAAAGAAATAGAACAATTTTAGAAACCATGTATGGATGTGGTCTTCGTGTAAGTGAATTAATTAATTTAAAGCTCTCTGATTTATTTTTTGAAGAAGGCTTTATTAAAATTAAAGGAAAAGGAAATAAGGTACGATTTGTACCAATTCACAGTTCAACGATGAATTATATTCATATTTATCTAAACGAAATAAGAAATAAATTAATTCCAGCTAAACAAGATAGCGACATTCTTTTCTTAAATAGAAGAGGAAAACGTTTAACACGACAAATGATATTTATAATATTGAAGGACCTATGTACAAAGGCTAATATAAATAAAAATGTTAGTCCACATACTTTAAGACATTCTTTTGCAACTTATTTACTGAAAGAAGGAGTCGATCTTCGAGCAATACAACAATTATTAGGTCATGAAAGTATTACTACAACTGAAATCTATGTTCATTTAGATGCTTCGTACTTAAAGACAGTAATTGAACAGTTTCATCCGAGAAAAGAAATATGA
- a CDS encoding glycosyltransferase family 2 protein codes for MNISVVIPLLNEEESLQELYDWIAQVMQSNQFLYEVIFIDDGSTDKSWSIIKSLSEKKQEVKGIRFQKNYGKSQALDAGFNAAKGDVIITMDADLQDNPEEIPELYNLIIKDDYDLISGWKKKRYDNVVTKNIPSKLFNWAARKTSGLELNDFNCGLKAYKKQVAKAVKVNGEMHRYIPVLAKNEGFYKIGEKVVQHQARKYGETKFGIDRFVNGFLDLITISFLSKFGKRPMHFFGLWGTLMFLAGTSMAFYVGIVKLYRLFNKIPSILVTQNPWFYIALTSMILGTLLFLAGFLGELVIKSNPNQKHYKIKEKQNL; via the coding sequence ATGAATATATCGGTAGTAATACCACTTTTAAACGAAGAAGAATCTTTACAAGAATTATATGATTGGATTGCACAAGTTATGCAGTCCAATCAGTTTTTATATGAAGTTATTTTTATCGATGATGGAAGTACCGACAAATCTTGGAGTATAATTAAATCTTTATCAGAAAAAAAACAGGAGGTTAAGGGAATTCGTTTTCAAAAAAACTATGGAAAATCACAAGCCTTAGATGCTGGGTTTAATGCAGCTAAGGGAGATGTTATCATTACCATGGATGCAGACTTGCAAGATAATCCAGAGGAAATTCCAGAGTTGTATAATTTGATTATCAAAGATGATTATGATTTGATTTCTGGGTGGAAAAAGAAACGTTATGATAATGTTGTAACTAAGAATATTCCATCTAAATTATTTAATTGGGCAGCTCGAAAAACTTCTGGTTTAGAATTAAATGATTTCAACTGTGGTTTAAAAGCTTATAAGAAGCAAGTAGCGAAAGCTGTAAAAGTAAATGGTGAAATGCATCGTTATATTCCTGTTTTAGCAAAGAACGAAGGTTTTTATAAAATTGGTGAAAAAGTTGTTCAACACCAAGCAAGAAAATATGGCGAAACAAAATTTGGGATAGATCGATTCGTAAATGGCTTTTTAGATTTAATTACTATATCTTTTTTATCTAAATTTGGAAAAAGACCAATGCACTTTTTCGGTTTATGGGGAACTCTAATGTTCCTTGCTGGAACTTCAATGGCTTTTTATGTTGGTATTGTTAAATTATATAGACTTTTTAACAAAATACCTTCTATTTTAGTAACTCAAAATCCATGGTTTTATATTGCCTTAACTTCAATGATATTAGGTACATTGTTGTTTTTAGCCGGCTTTTTAGGAGAATTAGTTATTAAGAGTAATCCTAATCAAAAGCACTATAAAATCAAAGAAAAACAAAATTTATAA
- a CDS encoding DUF4199 domain-containing protein — MENQVNSKNIILNYGVIYGIIIVFVNLIIYASGMLFDTTAGFLSLVITALSLITIIVLGIKKFKSENQGFLSFGQAIKVGIGIAVLGTLIILVYQQIFNNLIEPEFTQQVLEKTEQALYDAGLSDEQVETQLAIQKKMSGPLISSAMGILFWTFIGFVISAIGGAIMQKREEDTF; from the coding sequence ATGGAAAATCAAGTAAACAGTAAGAATATTATACTCAATTATGGGGTAATTTATGGTATAATCATCGTATTTGTCAACTTAATAATTTACGCTTCAGGAATGTTATTCGACACAACTGCAGGATTTTTATCTTTGGTTATTACTGCACTAAGTCTTATTACAATAATCGTATTAGGTATTAAAAAGTTTAAATCAGAAAATCAAGGATTCCTTTCTTTTGGACAAGCAATTAAAGTAGGTATTGGTATTGCTGTTTTAGGTACTTTAATTATACTTGTTTATCAACAAATTTTCAATAATCTCATAGAACCAGAATTTACACAACAGGTCCTAGAAAAGACTGAGCAAGCTCTTTACGATGCTGGATTAAGTGATGAGCAGGTTGAAACACAACTTGCTATTCAAAAGAAAATGTCAGGACCATTAATTTCGAGTGCGATGGGAATTCTATTTTGGACATTTATTGGATTTGTTATATCAGCTATAGGTGGAGCGATTATGCAAAAAAGAGAGGAGGACACTTTTTAA
- a CDS encoding outer membrane beta-barrel protein, translating into MKKFLLTIAIAVFGFAANAQEGTLNVGGNIALPIGDAGDAYSFSYGGEVNYLFNLSEDFNLGASFSYIQYLGKEVNGFDVPNVAFLPVAAAGRYNLSDKFVVGADLGFAIGVDEGNDGGFYYRPMVGYKVMENITLQATYAGISLDGGSVANIGLGAYYSF; encoded by the coding sequence ATGAAAAAATTTCTTTTAACAATTGCTATCGCAGTATTCGGATTTGCTGCTAATGCACAAGAAGGTACTTTAAATGTAGGAGGTAATATCGCTTTACCAATTGGAGATGCAGGAGATGCATATTCTTTTTCTTACGGAGGAGAGGTAAATTATTTATTTAACTTATCTGAAGATTTTAACTTAGGAGCTTCATTTTCTTACATCCAGTATTTAGGAAAAGAAGTAAATGGTTTTGACGTACCTAATGTTGCGTTTTTACCAGTTGCTGCAGCAGGTCGTTATAACCTTTCTGACAAATTCGTAGTAGGAGCTGATTTAGGTTTTGCTATAGGTGTTGACGAAGGAAATGATGGTGGATTTTATTATAGACCTATGGTAGGTTATAAAGTTATGGAGAACATAACTTTACAAGCTACTTATGCTGGTATTAGCTTAGACGGTGGATCTGTTGCTAATATCGGATTAGGTGCTTATTATTCTTTCTAA
- a CDS encoding outer membrane beta-barrel protein → MKKFLLAIAIVAFGFTANAQDGELNAGVNLGFPVGDSSDGYSFVIGAEVNYLFPVSDDFKVGPSLGFVNYFGQDVDVPGFGTVSLEDVSFLPIAAAGRFAVSEKFTLGADLGYGIGLSPEGIESGFYYRPMVGYNISEKIMLQATFSGISVTGGSFSNLGVGAMFAL, encoded by the coding sequence ATGAAAAAATTTTTACTAGCAATTGCTATAGTAGCTTTTGGATTTACTGCTAACGCACAGGATGGAGAATTAAACGCAGGTGTTAACTTAGGTTTCCCTGTTGGTGATTCCAGTGATGGTTATTCTTTTGTTATTGGTGCTGAAGTAAACTATTTATTTCCAGTTTCAGACGATTTTAAAGTAGGACCTTCTTTAGGTTTTGTAAACTATTTTGGGCAAGATGTTGATGTACCAGGATTTGGAACTGTTTCTCTTGAGGATGTTTCTTTCTTACCTATAGCTGCTGCTGGTCGTTTCGCTGTATCAGAAAAGTTCACTTTAGGTGCTGACTTAGGATATGGGATTGGTCTTAGCCCTGAAGGAATCGAAAGTGGATTTTATTACAGACCAATGGTAGGTTATAATATTTCTGAAAAAATTATGTTACAGGCAACTTTTTCAGGTATTAGTGTTACAGGAGGCTCTTTTTCTAATCTCGGTGTAGGAGCCATGTTCGCATTATAA
- the aroQ gene encoding type II 3-dehydroquinate dehydratase, with translation MKKLIVINGPNLNLLGKREPEIYGSKTFTEYYEELKSKFPDTELEYFQSNIEGEIINKLHEVGFNYDGIILNAAAYTHTSVGIGDAVKGISTPVVEVHISNVHSREDFRHVSYIAGNAKGVISGFGLNSYVLAIQSFL, from the coding sequence ATGAAAAAACTTATAGTTATAAACGGACCAAATTTAAATCTACTGGGAAAAAGAGAGCCTGAAATTTATGGTTCTAAAACTTTTACAGAGTATTACGAAGAGCTCAAAAGTAAATTTCCTGATACTGAATTAGAGTATTTTCAATCTAATATTGAAGGTGAAATCATTAATAAATTACATGAAGTTGGTTTTAATTATGATGGAATTATATTAAATGCAGCTGCTTACACACATACATCCGTTGGTATAGGAGATGCTGTTAAGGGAATTTCAACTCCAGTGGTTGAAGTACATATTTCAAATGTTCATTCTCGAGAAGACTTTAGACATGTTAGCTACATAGCTGGAAACGCGAAAGGTGTGATAAGTGGTTTTGGTTTAAATAGCTATGTGCTCGCAATTCAAAGTTTCTTGTAA
- a CDS encoding PorV/PorQ family protein: protein MLRIKLLYFFLFASILSYSQFRNYSNEFLNIGVDAAALGMSKAVVATTNDVNSTYWNPAGLVGIEDYQGSLMHASYFSGIATYNFAGFAMPINKDSSVGLSIIRFGVDDILNTTELIDSQGNIDFNRINLFSAADYALNVSYARRMPLDGFTIGGNAKIIRRIIGDFATSWGFGFDLGIQFEKNSWKFGIMARDITTTFNTWTINETEFEKIRNAIPGQNQELPETTEITKPKLQAGLAKTFNIGRYFHLLTEFDINMRFAETNDIISTSFVSIDPAFGFQLDYDELVYLRVGAGNFQNVREFDNSESLSVQPNFGLGFKYKGIQIDYALTNIGSVGNALFSNIFSIKIDYSFYR, encoded by the coding sequence ATCTTGAGAATCAAACTACTATATTTTTTCTTATTTGCTTCTATTCTTTCTTATAGTCAGTTTAGAAACTATTCAAATGAATTCTTAAATATTGGTGTTGATGCTGCTGCATTAGGAATGAGCAAAGCGGTCGTTGCAACAACTAATGATGTTAATTCAACTTACTGGAATCCTGCTGGTTTAGTAGGAATTGAAGATTATCAAGGATCATTAATGCATGCTTCTTATTTTTCGGGCATTGCCACTTATAATTTTGCTGGTTTTGCAATGCCAATTAATAAAGATAGCTCCGTAGGATTATCAATTATAAGATTTGGTGTAGATGATATTCTCAATACAACAGAATTAATTGATAGCCAAGGTAATATTGATTTTAATCGAATTAATTTGTTTTCGGCTGCCGATTATGCTTTAAATGTGAGTTATGCCCGAAGAATGCCTTTAGATGGATTTACTATTGGAGGAAATGCCAAGATAATTAGAAGAATTATTGGTGATTTTGCAACGTCATGGGGTTTCGGTTTTGATTTAGGAATTCAGTTTGAAAAAAATAGTTGGAAGTTTGGTATAATGGCCAGAGATATTACCACCACTTTTAACACTTGGACTATTAACGAAACAGAATTTGAAAAAATTAGAAATGCTATTCCTGGTCAGAATCAAGAGCTACCTGAGACCACTGAAATTACGAAACCAAAGTTACAAGCTGGACTGGCAAAAACTTTTAATATTGGGAGATATTTTCATTTATTAACCGAGTTTGACATCAATATGCGTTTCGCTGAAACAAATGATATTATTTCTACATCTTTTGTTAGTATAGATCCAGCTTTTGGTTTTCAATTGGATTACGATGAATTAGTTTATTTACGAGTTGGTGCAGGTAATTTTCAAAATGTGCGAGAATTTGATAATAGTGAATCTTTATCTGTTCAACCAAATTTTGGATTAGGATTTAAATACAAAGGAATTCAGATAGATTACGCTTTAACCAATATAGGAAGTGTAGGTAATGCATTGTTTTCGAATATCTTCTCAATTAAAATTGATTATAGTTTTTATCGCTAA
- a CDS encoding CDP-alcohol phosphatidyltransferase family protein codes for MNIKKHIPNIITLGNLLCGTIAAIYAVRGDFYTTAILVGIGIVFDFFDGFVARLLQVQGEFGKQLDSLADMVTSGVVPGIVMVQYMLNSSHYNDLGISSWDAALDMGLNIDNWFTYEAIGLLLTLFAGYRLAKFNIDERQSDSFIGLPTPAMNLFVLSLPLISEYTSNQIIQDIIHHKYVLIVITILLSILMVSEVKLFSLKFKDYSFKNNSIKYIYLLLSLLLLVVLKFIAIPIVILLYVAMSMVKNMKKEAVN; via the coding sequence ATGAATATTAAAAAGCACATCCCAAATATAATCACTTTAGGTAATTTATTATGCGGTACTATCGCAGCAATTTATGCAGTAAGAGGTGATTTTTATACCACAGCAATTTTAGTTGGTATTGGAATAGTATTCGATTTTTTTGACGGTTTTGTTGCCAGATTATTACAAGTGCAAGGAGAATTTGGTAAACAATTAGATAGTTTAGCAGATATGGTAACAAGTGGGGTAGTACCAGGAATTGTTATGGTTCAGTATATGTTGAACAGCTCCCATTATAATGATCTAGGAATTTCTTCTTGGGATGCCGCTTTAGATATGGGATTAAATATTGATAACTGGTTTACTTACGAAGCAATCGGTTTATTATTAACCTTGTTTGCAGGATATAGATTGGCTAAATTTAATATTGATGAAAGGCAATCAGATAGTTTTATTGGATTGCCAACTCCAGCAATGAACCTATTTGTTCTTTCGTTGCCCTTAATTTCAGAATACACTTCTAACCAAATAATTCAAGATATTATACATCATAAATATGTTTTAATTGTTATAACGATTTTACTAAGTATTTTGATGGTTTCTGAAGTAAAGCTATTCTCTTTGAAGTTTAAAGATTACTCTTTCAAGAATAATAGTATAAAATATATTTATTTACTCTTATCACTTTTACTATTAGTAGTGTTAAAGTTTATTGCTATTCCAATAGTGATATTGTTATATGTAGCAATGTCAATGGTAAAGAATATGAAAAAGGAAGCTGTTAATTAA
- a CDS encoding phospho-sugar mutase — MEEILQKAKLWLSSTFDEDTRNEVQNLINSKSEDLADRFYKDAEFGTGGMRGIMGSGTNRINKYTLGKATQGLCNCLHKAYPTEDLKVAIAYDCRHNSKEFAKLVAEILSANNIKSYVFEDLRPTPELSFCVNHLNCHAGIVLTASHNPPEYNGYKVYWTDGGQIVPPQDKEIIAEVNTLDYSEINFDKNEELISYIGEEVDEAFWDASIKNGTFDVKGREDLKIVFTSLHGTSIKLIPEVLERAGYTNIHVVEEQAEPNGNFPTVKSPNPEEPEALEMAINYANKLNADIVIGTDPDSDRLGIAIRDLNGNIKLLNGNQTMSVMTDFLIKQWKKQGKLNGKQFVGSTIVSTNLVNDIAASYNVETKVGLTGFKWIAKMIKDYPEQEFIGGGEESFGFMVGDFVRDKDAVTSTLLACEIAADAKSKGSSFYKELLNIYVNNRFYKEHLVALVKKGMDGATEIKQMLVDLRNNPMTEIDGEKVTFVDDYKSSIRKNILTGEEFEINIPKSNVLIYETEKGTKVACRPSGTEPKIKFYISVQDDLANVDSTDKVERLLDERISRIKKQLGV, encoded by the coding sequence ATGGAAGAAATCTTACAGAAGGCTAAACTTTGGTTGTCTTCTACTTTCGATGAAGATACAAGAAATGAAGTGCAAAATTTAATTAATTCTAAATCAGAAGATTTAGCGGATCGCTTTTATAAAGACGCAGAATTTGGAACGGGTGGTATGCGAGGTATTATGGGATCTGGTACTAATCGTATCAATAAATATACTTTAGGAAAAGCTACTCAAGGTTTATGTAATTGTCTTCATAAAGCATACCCAACTGAGGATTTGAAAGTTGCCATTGCTTACGATTGTAGACACAATAGTAAAGAGTTTGCCAAACTCGTAGCTGAAATTTTATCTGCAAATAATATTAAATCTTATGTTTTTGAAGATTTAAGACCAACACCAGAATTATCTTTTTGTGTAAATCATTTAAACTGTCATGCAGGAATCGTTCTTACTGCATCTCATAATCCTCCAGAATATAATGGTTATAAAGTATATTGGACAGATGGAGGTCAAATTGTTCCTCCTCAGGACAAAGAAATAATTGCAGAAGTTAATACATTAGATTATTCAGAAATTAATTTTGATAAAAATGAAGAACTAATCTCATACATCGGAGAAGAAGTTGATGAAGCTTTCTGGGATGCTTCTATCAAGAACGGAACATTTGACGTAAAAGGAAGAGAAGATTTAAAAATTGTATTTACCTCGTTACATGGAACTTCAATTAAGTTAATTCCTGAAGTTTTAGAACGTGCAGGTTATACAAATATTCATGTAGTTGAGGAACAGGCAGAGCCTAATGGCAATTTCCCTACGGTTAAATCTCCAAATCCAGAAGAGCCAGAAGCTTTAGAAATGGCGATAAATTACGCTAATAAATTAAATGCTGATATTGTTATTGGTACAGATCCTGATAGTGATCGATTGGGAATTGCTATTAGAGATTTAAATGGAAATATAAAATTACTAAATGGAAATCAGACCATGAGTGTAATGACAGATTTCTTAATTAAACAATGGAAAAAGCAGGGGAAACTAAATGGCAAACAATTTGTTGGATCAACAATTGTCTCTACAAATTTAGTAAATGATATCGCCGCCAGTTATAATGTTGAAACTAAAGTTGGACTAACTGGTTTTAAATGGATAGCCAAAATGATTAAGGATTATCCTGAACAAGAGTTCATCGGTGGTGGAGAAGAAAGTTTTGGGTTCATGGTTGGTGATTTCGTACGTGACAAAGATGCTGTTACTTCTACCCTACTCGCCTGCGAAATTGCAGCTGATGCAAAGAGTAAAGGAAGTTCTTTTTATAAGGAATTATTAAATATTTATGTAAACAATCGTTTTTACAAGGAACATTTAGTTGCATTGGTTAAAAAAGGAATGGATGGAGCCACTGAAATCAAACAAATGTTAGTTGATTTACGGAACAATCCAATGACAGAAATTGATGGTGAAAAAGTAACTTTTGTAGATGATTATAAGAGCTCAATTCGTAAAAATATCCTTACGGGTGAGGAATTTGAAATAAATATTCCAAAATCAAATGTTTTAATTTACGAAACTGAAAAAGGCACAAAGGTAGCTTGCAGGCCAAGTGGAACAGAACCAAAAATTAAGTTCTACATAAGTGTTCAAGACGATTTAGCGAATGTAGACAGTACCGATAAAGTGGAACGGTTATTAGACGAACGAATATCAAGAATAAAAAAACAATTAGGAGTTTAA
- a CDS encoding YheT family hydrolase, whose product MPLLESQLTTKFPFRNPHVNTLYKFFANKEKPTYERKRITTWDQDFIDLDFLLSDSFSAILLIHGLEGSSESSYIASTANYLKDNGYDVISMNLRSCSGVDNNILKTYHAGKTDDVEFVINYLIENYNYNNIVLCGFSLGGNLILKYLGEFSKTIPPSVKGGIAVSVPIDLTSAQAELSKLKNKIYMKEFLRTLKSKVLLKAEKFPEFNPNKKLIAKASCFRDFEEIYTAPVFGFNSPEDYWEKASSKPYLSKINQKALLINAKDDFFLSLDCYPYEIAENSENFYLMTPKYGGHVGFVSTFNDEVFWIENQIISFIQNQLNTYS is encoded by the coding sequence ATGCCACTACTCGAAAGTCAATTAACCACTAAGTTTCCTTTTAGAAACCCGCACGTTAACACACTTTATAAATTTTTTGCTAACAAAGAAAAACCAACTTATGAACGAAAAAGAATTACAACCTGGGATCAAGATTTTATCGATTTAGACTTTTTACTGTCTGATTCATTCTCTGCTATTTTATTAATTCACGGTTTAGAAGGAAGTTCTGAGTCGAGCTATATAGCATCAACGGCAAATTACTTAAAGGATAATGGATATGATGTCATTTCTATGAATTTAAGAAGCTGCAGTGGTGTAGATAATAATATTTTGAAAACATACCATGCTGGTAAAACCGATGATGTCGAATTTGTTATAAATTACTTAATCGAAAATTACAATTACAATAATATCGTTTTATGTGGTTTTAGTTTAGGAGGTAATCTTATTCTTAAATATTTAGGAGAATTCAGTAAAACCATTCCTCCTAGCGTAAAAGGAGGTATTGCAGTTTCTGTTCCTATAGATTTAACAAGTGCTCAGGCTGAATTAAGTAAACTCAAAAACAAAATTTACATGAAGGAATTTCTTAGAACATTAAAATCTAAAGTTCTATTAAAAGCTGAAAAATTCCCCGAATTTAATCCTAATAAGAAATTAATTGCAAAAGCTTCATGTTTTAGAGATTTTGAGGAAATATATACAGCACCAGTTTTTGGTTTTAACAGTCCTGAAGATTATTGGGAAAAAGCAAGTAGTAAACCATATTTATCCAAAATAAATCAGAAAGCTTTGTTGATTAATGCAAAGGACGACTTTTTCTTATCTTTAGATTGCTACCCTTATGAAATTGCAGAAAATTCAGAGAACTTTTATTTAATGACGCCTAAATATGGTGGACATGTTGGATTTGTTTCAACATTTAATGATGAAGTATTTTGGATTGAAAATCAAATTATAAGTTTTATTCAGAATCAATTAAATACATACTCTTAA
- the lptB gene encoding LPS export ABC transporter ATP-binding protein: MKLRADNIQKIYGSRKVVKGISLEVQQGEIIGLLGPNGAGKTTSFYMIVGMVKPNDGKIYLDENEITEDAMYKRAQKGIGYLAQEASVFRKLSVEDNILSVLEFTNRSKEQRKNRLEELIEEFSLGHVRKNRGDLLSGGERRRTEIARCLASDPKFILLDEPFAGVDPIAVEDIQRIVAQLKNKNIGILITDHDVQATLAITDRSYLMYQGGILKEGIPEELAADEMVRKVYLGKDFELKKKKFN; this comes from the coding sequence ATGAAATTAAGAGCTGATAACATCCAAAAAATCTATGGGAGTCGTAAGGTAGTAAAAGGAATTTCTCTTGAAGTGCAACAGGGAGAAATTATTGGATTACTTGGACCAAATGGTGCTGGGAAAACAACATCTTTTTACATGATTGTTGGTATGGTAAAACCAAACGATGGTAAAATTTATCTAGATGAAAATGAAATTACCGAAGATGCAATGTATAAACGTGCTCAAAAAGGAATTGGATATTTAGCTCAAGAAGCTTCTGTATTTAGAAAACTATCTGTTGAAGATAATATTCTATCGGTTTTAGAATTTACTAATAGATCCAAAGAACAAAGAAAGAACAGACTTGAGGAACTTATTGAAGAGTTCAGTTTAGGTCATGTTCGAAAAAATCGTGGAGATTTACTCTCTGGTGGAGAACGCCGAAGAACTGAAATTGCAAGATGTTTAGCATCAGATCCTAAATTCATCTTACTAGACGAACCTTTTGCTGGAGTCGATCCAATTGCAGTGGAGGATATTCAAAGAATCGTTGCTCAATTAAAAAATAAAAATATCGGTATTCTAATAACAGATCATGATGTTCAGGCTACTTTAGCCATTACAGATCGTTCCTACTTAATGTATCAAGGAGGTATTCTAAAGGAAGGTATTCCAGAAGAATTAGCAGCTGACGAAATGGTGAGAAAGGTATATCTTGGAAAAGACTTTGAATTAAAGAAAAAGAAGTTTAATTAA